One window of Sinorhizobium numidicum genomic DNA carries:
- the murB gene encoding UDP-N-acetylmuramate dehydrogenase, whose product MKQVNGQKLIEALGSGVSAVRGRITPDAPMDRVTWFRAGGLAELMFQPHDTDDLITFLKLVPQEVPVMVIGVGSNLLVRDGGIPGVVIRLSAKGFGDLEIAGENRIKAGAICPDKNIAAMALDHGIGGFYFYYGIPGSIGGALRMNAGANGAETRERVVEVHAVDRKGKKHVLSNADMGYAYRHSAAAKDLIFTHAIFEGYPEDKNKIRTDMDAVRQHRETVQPIREKTGGSTFKNPDGHSAWKLIDEAGCRGMMIGNAQMSPLHCNFMINTGQATGYELEYLGETVRHRVLEHSGVKLEWEIKRVGKFMPGYEIKEFLGYGIA is encoded by the coding sequence ATGAAACAGGTCAACGGTCAGAAACTTATCGAGGCGCTCGGAAGCGGCGTCAGCGCAGTCCGCGGACGCATCACGCCGGATGCCCCGATGGATCGCGTGACCTGGTTTCGTGCTGGCGGACTCGCCGAGCTCATGTTCCAGCCGCACGACACGGATGATCTCATCACCTTCCTGAAGCTCGTGCCGCAGGAGGTGCCGGTCATGGTGATCGGCGTCGGTTCCAACCTGCTGGTGCGCGATGGCGGCATACCGGGCGTCGTGATCCGGCTTTCGGCAAAGGGCTTCGGCGATCTCGAGATCGCCGGCGAGAACCGTATCAAGGCGGGCGCCATCTGCCCGGACAAGAATATCGCCGCCATGGCGCTCGATCACGGTATCGGCGGCTTCTACTTCTATTACGGCATCCCGGGCTCGATCGGCGGCGCGCTCCGGATGAATGCCGGCGCCAATGGAGCCGAAACGCGCGAGCGCGTCGTCGAAGTCCATGCGGTCGATCGCAAGGGCAAGAAGCATGTGCTCAGCAATGCCGACATGGGCTATGCCTATCGTCATTCGGCGGCGGCCAAGGACCTGATCTTCACGCATGCGATCTTCGAGGGCTATCCGGAGGACAAGAACAAGATCCGTACCGACATGGACGCCGTGCGCCAGCATCGCGAGACCGTGCAGCCGATCCGCGAAAAGACGGGCGGCTCGACCTTCAAGAACCCGGACGGCCATTCGGCCTGGAAGCTGATCGACGAAGCCGGTTGCCGCGGCATGATGATCGGCAATGCGCAGATGTCGCCGCTCCACTGCAACTTCATGATCAACACCGGCCAGGCGACCGGCTACGAGCTTGAATATCTCGGTGAGACGGTGCGCCACCGCGTGCTGGAACATTCCGGCGTGAAGCTCGAATGGGAGATCAAGCGTGTCGGCAAGTTCATGCCGGGCTACGAGATAAAGGAATTCCTCGGTTACGGCATCGCTTGA